From Myotis daubentonii chromosome 7, mMyoDau2.1, whole genome shotgun sequence, a single genomic window includes:
- the LOC132238021 gene encoding akirin-2-like → MASRATLKRTLDFDPQLSPASRKRRRCAPTSAAAASPLKHLRMEPSPFGDVSSRLTTEQILCNVKQEYQRMQKRRHLETSFQQTDPRCTSDAQPHAFLLSGPALPGTSPATSSPLKQEQPLFTLQQVGVICQRLLNEREEKVREEYEEILNTKLAEQYDAFVKFTHDQIMRRYGEQPASYIS, encoded by the coding sequence ATGGCGTCCAGGGCCACTCTGAAAAGGACTCTGGATTTCGACCCGCAGCTGAGCCCGGCGTCCCGGAAGCGCCGGCGATGTGCGCCCAcctcggccgccgccgcctcgccGCTGAAGCACCTCCGAATGGAGCCGTCCCCCTTCGGCGACGTCTCGTCCCGCCTCACCACAGAACAAATTCTGTGCAACGTAAAACAAGAGTATCAACGCATGCAGAAGAGAAGACATTTAGAAACTAGTTTTCAACAGACGGATCCACGTTGTACTTCGGATGCACAGCCACATGCATTTCTCCTCAGTGGACCAGCTTTGCCAGGGACTTCACCTGCAACATCCTCACCTTTAAAGCAAGAACAGCCCTTATTCACCCTACAGCAAGTTGGGGTGATCTGTCAGCGCTTGTTGAACGAACGTGAAGAGAAAGTTCGAGAAGAGTATGAAGAAATACTGAACACAAAACTTGCAGAACAATATGATGCATTTGTGAAGTTTACGCATGATCAGATAATGCGAAGATACGGAGAACAGCCTGCTAGTTATATTTCATGA